The genomic stretch CAGTCCtccgtgtgtgtgcctgtgagcTTCAAGCCAgccgtgtgtgtgcctgtgagcTGCAGGCCCATTGTGTATGCGGCCCCCTCCTGCCAGTCTTCCCTGTGCGTGCCTGTGAGCTGCAGGCCTGTTGTTTATGGGGCTCTCTCCTGCCAGTCCTCCGGGTGCTGCCAGCCCTCCTACACCAGCGTCCTCTGCAGACCCATCT from Piliocolobus tephrosceles isolate RC106 unplaced genomic scaffold, ASM277652v3 unscaffolded_36832, whole genome shotgun sequence encodes the following:
- the LOC113222960 gene encoding keratin-associated protein 12-2-like isoform X2 translates to MCHTSCSSGCQPACCVSSPCQPTCCVPSSCQASCCVPVGCQPIVYAAPSCQSSLCVPVSCRPVVYGALSCQSSGCCQPSYTSVLCRPISCGIPSCC
- the LOC113222960 gene encoding keratin-associated protein 12-2-like isoform X1, with amino-acid sequence MCHTSCSSGCQPACCVSSPCQPTCCVPSSCQASCCVPVGCQSSVCVPVSFKPAVCVPVSCRPIVYAAPSCQSSLCVPVSCRPVVYGALSCQSSGCCQPSYTSVLCRPISCGIPSCC